In one Amaranthus tricolor cultivar Red isolate AtriRed21 chromosome 8, ASM2621246v1, whole genome shotgun sequence genomic region, the following are encoded:
- the LOC130820799 gene encoding cytochrome P450 76AD1-like, with translation MDNTTLAIISSILFVSFHLLIKSYIKKSYKLPPGPKSIPIFGCIFSLGDKPHRTFFELSKIYGPLIRVKLGSVTTIVISSASVAKEMFFNDQALSSRTIPDSVRACDHSKFSYAWIPISPKWRNLKKISVIQLLSNKRLDASQDLRLAMVKQLLAHVQDCSIKKLPIDIGKVSFTTTLNLLSNTIFSMELASYESSTSQELKNLVWNIMKEMGRPNYCDFFPILGYIDPFGVRRRMASHYSKLLNLFKEIIHKRIKIRSTNPLQAKPTNDILDILLNLHEENELSMDDLLHLLVDMFDAGTDTTANTLEWAMTELLKSPKIMIEVQNEIDNALGSDYSIVQESDISKLPYFQAVIKETFRLHPPTAYLLPRKADADVKLCGYIVPKNSQVLVSLWAIGRDPKIWKNPEVFSPEKFLECDIDFKGQNFELLPFGAGRRICPGIALSCRMLTLMMSNLLYKYNWELEHGMHLNDLDLEEKVGMTLQKVKPLQIIPIPRNN, from the exons ATGGATAACACAACACTTGCTATCATTAGTTCTATATTGTTTGTGAGCTTTCACCTTCTAATCAAatcttatataaaaaaatcttataaactCCCTCCCGGACCCAAATCGATACCAATTTTTGGTTGTATTTTTAGTCTTGGTGACAAGCCGCATCGAACTTTTTTCGAGCTAAGCAAAATCTATGGCCCTTTGATTAGGGTAAAGCTAGGAAGTGTCACAACTATTGTGATATCTTCCGCATCTGTAGCCAAAGAAATGTTTTTCAATGACCAGGCACTTTCTAGTCGAACTATTCCTGATTCAGTAAGAGCATGTGACCATAGTAAATTTTCTTATGCTTGGATTCCCATATCGCCAAAATGGCGTAATCTTAAAAAAATCTCTGTCATTCAATTGCTCTCGAATAAACGCCTTGATGCTAGCCAAGACCTTAGGCTAGCCATGGTTAAACAACTTCTTGCACATGTGCAAGATTGTTCAATAAAAAAGCTACCCATTGACATAGGTAAGGTGTCATTTACCACCACACTTAACCTATTATCAAACACAATATTCTCAATGGAACTTGCAAGCTATGAGTCTAGTACTTCCCAAGAGCTTAAGAACCTTGTGTGGAATATTATGAAGGAAATGGGTAGGCCCAATTATTGTGATTTTTTCCCTATACTTGGATATATTGACCCTTTTGGAGTTCGACGTCGTATGGCTAGCCATTATAGTAAGCTCTTGAATCTTTTTAAAGAGATTATTCATAAAAGGATAAAGATTAGATCCACTAATCCTTTACAAGCAAAACCAACAAATGACATATTAGACATTCTACTTAACCTCCATGAAGAAAATGAGTTGAGTATGGATGATCTTCTTCATCTCTTAGTT GACATGTTTGATGCTGGAACAGATACTACTGCAAACACATTAGAATGGGCAATGACAGAGCTATTAAAATCCCCAAAAATTATGATTGAAGTTCAAAATGAAATTGACAACGCTCTTGGGAGTGATTATTCAATCGTTCAAGAATCTGACATCTCTAAACTTCCTTACTTCCAAGCCGTTATCAAAGAAACATTTCGTTTGCACCCACCTACAGCATATCTGTTACCACGAAAAGCAGATGCTGATGTAAAGTTATGTGGCTACATTGTGCCAAAGAATAGTCAAGTCCTCGTTAGTCTTTGGGCCATTGGTCGCGATCCAAAAATATGGAAAAATCCAGAAGTATTTTCACCTGAAAAATTTTTAGAGTGTGATATTGATTTTAAAGGTCAAAATTTCGAACTCTTACCTTTTGGAGCAGGTAGGAGGATATGTCCCGGAATTGCCTTATCATGTAGAATGTTGACTTTGATGATGTCTAATCTACTTTACAAGTACAATTGGGAACTAGAACATGGTATGCATCTTAATGATTTAGACTTGGAGGAAAAGGTTGGGATGACATTGCAAAAAGTTAAGCCTCTTCAAATTATTCCCATCCCAAGGAATAAttaa